Part of the Rissa tridactyla isolate bRisTri1 chromosome 3, bRisTri1.patW.cur.20221130, whole genome shotgun sequence genome, TAAGTTTGCTAACTCACTCTGTATTTATATAATATACCCACATATATGGTAGCTACACTGTTGTTAAATTTGTTTTCCTAATTTGTGAACAAAGGCTAGGCCATGGATGGTTCCCAGTtggttgatggaatacaaaacaCCAATATGACATCTGACGTCGTTTCGATGTTTGTATATTGTGAAATTGTACCAGTTTTTGCTTATGCTACAGGAGAACAACTGATGGCATAGGATAAGAAAAATCAATGTCTAGGTCACATTGGCTTTGATCACGTTTTGTGAATATTGTATCTCTAGATTTATCAAGAGAACTTTGAATTTCTGACAAATGGTGTTTGAATTGGCCGTTTCATACTGAATGGAATGGAAAATAGGCCACCACCATGTACGCTTATTTGGAGAAAAATCACATTGCGTTAGTGCTGGAAGAGCAACACTGATCTTACCTTGTATCGCCTTTCCTCAATGGTACAGTGGGTCGACAGCCTCTCCAGTGGGTGGGTACAGCCAAGAATACGCCTAACTTTCATTTCCTAGATGCTGTTGCTGCAGTAAAAATGGGGAACAAACTGGAATGTTTCAAGATATTTTTGTTGCAAGTTGAAGCAAATTAGTCTGTATTTTCGAAGTTCCCAGTAAAGCTAATAGAGTAATAGTTTAGCACTACAGTTTTATTCACTTACTGATATGTTCAGTTTGCGACACTATTTTGTATGTTTCTATCCCTGATAGAGTCTAGAGAGTAAATGGGCATATTATTTTGCACAGATCTCCTAATGTACAGTATTTTTAACACAGAATCTTATAGTGTATGTAACAACTCGTAAAGTTAAACAATGATGCAAACTTTCCTCGAGTTCTGCTAGAAGAGGAATACGCTTCAAAATGTCACAACCTCGTTCACTGGTTACTTAAAAACTAGGAAACTTGTAGAATACAACTCAATAGCACTAACAGTGCAGACAGACACAATCTCGAGGACCAATGAAGAGCAGCTAAGCAAAATTTATCCCTAGATTTTCCATGTTTCTCAAAGTTTGctcctctgctagaggaaaaagaaattctagAGCCTGTAGATATCtatttataatataaaattaagaattttaagTCCAAAATTTTGGCATATTTCATACAACTTTTCAAATCTGATTAAAGTAATGATTCAAAAGAACCTGTTAATAGACAGACTATTAGGTTGCTGTGTTAACTGTTTAAAAAGGAGCAAGTGACACTTAAAAATGCAGCTTAGAATGCTATGAGATGTATAATATTCAAttcagttgtttttattttgtttagttgCAGAGCAACTGTATATATTGTATAACCTAAAATCAGCTCTTATTTTCAATGTCCTGGATGCAGTGATTTATAATTAGAGCATGATTAATAAATTTTACTCTTGTTAACCAGTCAaatgtctggaaaaaataaaactacttttaaaatcACTTTGGCTACTTCTCTTCTGTTACTCTGCATTGCTTAGGCAATATTCTTCTTTTCAGTGTGTTAAATGAGAAATACAAACAAGTAGCACTTGAGCAAAAAAAGGTACATCTTTTGGATTTTTAGTTGAACGTAGAAACGGTGTAGACAGCACACCTAAGATTAAATTAGAGGTGTAACGCACCAAATGACTACCTATTATCACTTTGCTCTTGTTTTGTTCTAATATCTGTATTAAGCAGAACCGAAGTCTATATTAACAAATTGTTTTTCAGACGAAGATAGAAGGAAGtgtcagttttattttacatttctacaATATTGACATTAACATAGAAAACacgatttaggaaaaaaaaaatcatgttaaataTAAAATTCTGTATTGTCCTGGAAACTGAAGATGGAATAATTTCTTCAAGTCATGTTTGGGGAATGACAAAGTACCATGTGCAAGGCCGCGTGGCTCCTCTTTGTCCAGCCAGTCTTTCCTAGGTTTGTGGGTAGCTACACAGCCAGTCCGTGGTGTCACAAAGGAGCCCCATTTCCTCCTCATACACAAAGGCCGCTTGTACTACATCACCACATGCTGCTGAAGGAAAATCAGGACTTCTCTGACATTAAAACTGAATCAAAGGCTGTAGATAACACTTTGCAAATAGCTTGTGCttgttcctaaaaaaaaaaaacaaacccaagcacACACGTTAACTTTCTGAAGAACTCCTAAACGTCTCAAAActcatttaaagcaaaatgtGACCTTTATCATTCTTTTGGCAGAGACATGCAAAATGGAGTAGCACAAGTGAGATTTAATTTGATTTCTGTGGTCTGCAATGACGTGTGGGAAGCTGTTTTAAATAAGCTCTTTTGAAACAAGTCAGAGTTGTTAGCTTTCATCATAGCAGGACACTAGCATTCAGAAAGTCAGTTCATGTGTTCCCCCAGCGCTGCTAAGGGTGTGTGTCGTATCATAGTATCTTAAGAGGAGATCACTTCCCTTGCTTATAAATGTGAATGCATGCTCTATTATCAGACTCGTTACTCAATCCCTCCCTGCTCTGTctgattttaaagagatttttgtctttgaaaatacagaGGATTGTCCTTAGCAGCTACGACAGCACTCTTCAGATTGCAGAGTTTTCTCAGGCGTGTACATTCATTGGCAATTTTAGGGAATGTAGGTATTTCTCCTCAAAGCTGATCAAATGCAGTCAGCAGGGCTTTTCTCCCCCCCTCAGCCAGGGCATATTTATACTCTTCTTTTAATTGAGCAATCTCCCTTCTGCCAAAAAGTCTTCACAAGGGCTTTGGGTTTTAGAATCTCCCTTTACACTTGAAATACTGATACCTAAATTAAATACTGTAAACATAAACTCTTACCAAACTATTGCACTGATATAcccagaggctgcattcttcagAGGCTGCATCTGTTGTCTTCAAAGCCAGTAAACTTTTTCCTGCTCCCAGACCATCATCATAGCAGACCATCCGTACAATTAAATAGAGAGCATGCCTATGTAACACATCCTGAAACCATGTGGCAAATAAAAGTTACTCTGGAACAGCGTAACAGCCATTTCAGTTTTCCACCTGTTTTGATCCTTTCTTTTACTAAAGAATACTTCAGATTTATTTACAGAAGTGTATTCCTTggtaaaattataatttttttaattgacagtttagtcaagattaaaaaaaaaaagtaagtggaGGTTTAACacaatttttgctttaatttttgcttCTACTTTAGAATTGCATTCATATGTGGACTATATGTATTCCTGTCCATCCTATGGAAGCGCACATTCATTTCCCACCTATCCTCACTCGCCTGCTGTGAGTATGATAGGTGATACACTCTGTCCCTCTGGCACAGGGGTAACTTAAAACGACTTTTtagttttccagtatttttccagaCAAGGCCCTGCCTCCGTTCCGGGAAGGGTGAACACCACAAACTGTTCACAGAAGAGGGTATGGGCAAGGTTAGTTGCTTCAGGGCGGAGGGTAGCCATGTGGATATAGCCAGGCCACTTGCGGCCTGAGCCACAGCATGGGTCCTGACTCTTGCAGAGGTCTAGTCTGGGAGACATCTACTCTCCACCACAGTTGCAGGCTTCCACCATCGACCCAACAGTTCTGACCTTAGCCATTTCAAAAAGGGATTGGTTGATGTTGTCCAGTACCAGGTATCTGCAGACCTACCCTACACAGAGCCTTTCTTCTCAAGCGATCCTCCCCAACTGGCAATATACACCTGCTTTTTTCCAGTCATACCACCTCTAGGGTCTTATGACTTCAGGACAGCTCTTCTTCTGTGTTCATGGCATTAAACACCTTGTCCCTGTCAGTAGCTGAAGGGTCTAAAGAAACATCCACTTCGATACAGAAGCTGTAAAAATGGACAGTGAGCTTGAT contains:
- the ITGB1BP1 gene encoding integrin beta-1-binding protein 1 isoform X5; its protein translation is MGVSKYGIKVSTSDQYDVLHRHALYLIVRMVCYDDGLGAGKSLLALKTTDAASEECSLWVYQCNSLEQAQAICKVLSTAFDSVLMSEKS